CGGTCACATTAAGGCGACCGCCTTCATTAAATTTTAATCGAGGCGGTCACTCAGGGGCTGGCCTGCCACGGAATAATGGTGGCTGGCAAAAAGTGTGCCCGCCTCCATTCAAAATATGCCGACACCACACAAAAGAAATCTTGTACTAGTGAAACTCTCATTAAAGACTAGCATGCTATGTTTGGTAGGATGGCCAGAAGGCTACTCGTGAAAGTCGTGGGTCAAGGATTCGATTTTAGAATGGCAATTGTGTGAAAGACCGTGTAACCGTGTCAGTGGTTTAAGTTGAGATTTCCAAGACATATACGTACTACTCAACTACTCATGGGTCTGTTCGCTATCCAATAGAGGTGGAAGCACGTTATGAttataagggcagtcccaatgctaaAAACTACATGTAATTTTTATATTTATTAATTTCTATAGACACAACATATAGAAATCATGGTCCCAATTGGTAGTTTCAAAGAACAATTTTTTATTCAATCACATGCATTCTCTCTATTCTCTACCAATCGCATCCCTTTGTGccttggttctcgtgtagacatggtttctaacttagacccgatttctatgatttttgtcctctctcttcaataactaccttgccacatcagcaaaatacTTAGGTGGTAGTACAATTAATATCCATAGAAACTATGATAATTTCTGCATTAGGTGTGCCCTAAGACTGTGGCAAGATGTCCTTATGGATGGAAAAGTAAGGATGGGAAGGCCTTTCTACTTCCTTACGGCAGTCTCAGTGGAGGCTTCATGGCCCAGTTATCAACACACTCATATTTTAGAAACAGTGCATACGACAGCTTGTTTgcttggtcgtatttgacttataagtcatgacttattagctatcgaataatatttttctctcacaccaaaccagccaacaatattttcagccatgtcttataagccaaaccagcccaatcGAACAGGGcattcatccccatgaaactgtCTCTACTCCCATAAAACTTTCATCATCTCTCTCTTTATCAATACAGTGCCATATCAGCACATTTAACCATTGAGATTGGCCTTATGGCGATTAAGAAATCATGATTATATTCATGATCCAATTCATGGTAGTTTTCTCAAACGGAAATTTCTTAATACTACTAGAATGCTTATGAGCTGTAATTCATGAAAAAAATATTATGAGCTGTAATTTACAAGGGTTTTAGATTGAATACCGCACTTCCAAACAGACCCTCACCTATGAGGGTCGTCGATCGTAGTACTATTACTAGTAataatatatactccctccgtccccatTTGACCGTCGTTTTGGCATCTTAGGAGGTACGGCTGAATCTACGTGAACATGGACACTTTGTCTGTCCAGATGCATGACAGGGGCTATGAATGTGGACATTAAAATCCACTGCCACAACGACAGTGAaagagggacagagggagtacaccaTACACAGTGACTCGTCACATTTCCACCCGGATAGCAAGGAGGACGAGAGATCGATCACTATCGCGGGTAGGTTCAACGAATCTAACGAGAAAACACCTACTAGCAGGCTAGCTTATGTCCTGTTTAGATTAcacccaaaagccaaaaattttcaagatttcttgtcacatcaaatcttacggtacatgcatggagcattaaatatagataaaaagaataactaattgtacagtttgcccctaattgacgagacgaatcttttaagcctaaatagtccataattggacaatttttaccaaatacaaacaaaatgctacagtagccaaaaacaaaaaattttcgcatctaaacggAGCCTTAGCCGTGTTAATTTGGAGGACGCGAACTTTGGTTGACTTTGATGTGGCCAGCTAGCTGTACGTAGCCTGATTGGTCCCCAGTTACAAAGGGCGGTGGAGCTGCTGCAGTAGGCTACTGGCGCCGGAAGACGTGCTCCTCGCCGGTGCGGTGGTTGACGTGGCGGATCCACCGCCCACGTCCGCCGCTGGGCCTCCTGCTGTGCTGGTGCGTCGGCAGGCTGGGGCCCTTGCCGACCCCGACGTGCAGCACCTCGACGCCGCCGGCGCCGATGGGGAGGTAGGCGGCGCGCACGACCCGGGTGCCGGCCGCCATCCCCCACGGCGGCGCGGGGGCGCGACGCCGGACGCAGCCGATGCCGTGGCGCACCACGACCATGCCCCTGGGCCCCGGCCTCGCCGCCCTGAGCACGGCCGCCGCGTCCCGGCGCCGCGCGTCGAGCACGAGAAGGTCCACGGCCTCCAGGCGCGCCATGGCCGCCACTGTGGCGGAGGACGAGGAGCCAGAGTGGTCGGACTCTTCCGGAGAGACGTCGACGCGGGCGTAGCTGCCGCCCGTGcgtcgcgcggcggcggcgagcgagagGCTggtggcgggcgggcggcggctgCTAGACGTCGACGGCGGGGTGGTGTCCGGGGCGTCGACGATGAGCTGGGCGTTccagccgccggccatggcggcgacgaGTTCGGCGAGCTCGGGCGAGCCGTCGGCGGAGGCGTCGTTGGCGATCGCACGGACGCCGTCGATGTAGGCCTTGGAGGCCGTGTCGGGGCACCACACCAGCTTCATCGTCCACCGTCTCTGCTGGCCTCTCGATCCTGCTGCAGCGCGTTCTCGCCCTTCCAGCACGCTCGGTGGACGATGGATGGATTGGTTAATTGGCGGCGAAGGAAGgaaggaatggaagggaagggaagggaaggggagaagagaaggaagggTTTATTCGGGCGTGGAGAAGGGGGCATAGAATTGAAAAGCGGAGTGACGGGCGATGGATGGAGAAGAAGTGAGCGGTGGTGGATAAGCGAGAGCGGATATATGCGATGCGCCCCGCCGATCTGTGGGCTGCGCTGCGGTGACGCCCCCGGCCGTTGACGAACGAGCGAGCGAGCATGGCGGCAACCGGCAACAAGACCCAGTGGACAGACAGGTACGGCCGCTTCAATTCAAGGCGGCACAACAAAAAGGAAAAGGAAGGGAAAAAGGACAGCACGGAGAGGCACAGGGTGTACTAGCAGTGGTGTAATCAATGTGGAAAGGGGTGCAGGGTGGGTCACGTCGCGGCGGCCGCCAGCCCGCCACTACCACGCACTGCAACCGGCCGGGGCGAGcaacggacggacggacgggagGCGGCCGCTCGTGAGGGACGACCGACGGACGGGACGGGCGGACGGAGGGGTCCTCCATGTCACGTAACGTATCTTGACCGAACTAAAGGCTATCCTTGTCGGCTCGTGACACCCAATAACTGCCGGCCGGCCGCAAGTGCTACATCACCACAGCCCCCGATCGGCtagtcttttctttctttttctaccctttttctcttgcttttcttttctttttccatttCAGAGCACGCACGTACGGTGGACACTCACGCGCTCTCGCTCGCAACACATGCCTAGTAGGCTAGTACACCGGCACCTTAGAGAGAGCGAGGATGGTTCATTACCCCAAATCtggacatcactatcggttcaaaaaTTCCTTTCACTGCtgaattttgaaccgacagtggcataccagcAGTGAAGGGGGTtgatatcactatcggttcttaaaaaccgacactgatctacaggcaacagtatcggttcctggctccactcgacagtgtctagttgaacaacactaccggtttgtagtcccaaccgacagtgatggttgcttcaacagtgtcggttcttggctcaagccaacagtgttgagtaagcctacactgtcggttcatcgctcaagccggcagtgttgagcaagccaacactgtcggttcatggctcaagccggcagtgttgagcaagacagcACTGTCTGTTTgttgataaccggcagtgatggttacgacaacactgccggtttgttgctaacccgcagtgatggcccattcgtattttattgttttataattgattttaatttatattttttcttggaatcgagtttcgctttatatatgctatgtagacgacaggtccatcgaTATTAAATATTAcaacagttcaaatgttcttatctagatctcgatccctcaaaataaaaaagaaatgttctcggacttcacaaattgtgcaatgcttctcggacttcttacaataatctggcgagccgctctgggccatactggtccttgtactttacggattgtgcaatggaaaatactccatcttttttcaatacctcgactaagatgaattttgcgagctccgattgcagtgcgacgatctccatgtctaacagcctttggtggttatatttcttgcgctatcgttcaaaaaagatgatatccaaagaggaacagtaaatcattttgttgaattattaacagacataaataaaatagggattatacacaccaacttatcggcttcttccgatttcccgctaatgtagcgaagcattgcccacattacataaaacccgcattcattgttttccgcctgctgtgataggtacttcccctccatttcgaccttgaatgggaccggcgtcccaccgatatgtctttttcagacactgagcaacattaaagggagaaacattagaaagcggtatgtgtgattagaaaataatatgttattaggatcgcttactaattcagtactgccaccagtgcatccagatgatgaaatagttttttcttcgagtcccacaccttgatcagatttttggcaagattgacacaaatgaagacgaaaggttgctgcaatcatagaatcctaattatcgaataatcttaacaaaaaaagaagcataaaattaaaagccgagaacacatactcgcagttgtaggctagaagtatgtgggttttcttcttcattgtgAATTCgtcaaaaacagcaatcaatctctgtttcaggtctttcacgtcacatccatggaggcctagacatgtcctctcattgacttgcAAGGGGTCCAaaaagcctatgtaatcccatttgctttttagaatgcaaaattttgctatacacctacataaaatcatgggaagtgctcaaaagttaacaatttgtgtctcgggagagtagttaattgtaatatcgtatgtgtagggtacttacatagtccatagcgtcaacatttgaacatcgagagagcgtttctggtatagctggaataagcactcccactcgacatcgaacttctcttctttaggataatggaaaacatgtggcgaacggataataaccttaaaatcaaagtcgtccgtctctgttgcttgagccatgtagtATTCATGTAactagcgcatatatgttgtcagatttttatactcatgatcgggaatcaaaagattgcccctttcatactttattgtcggtgttcccgtcccttgtacatcataatagatgttcgcggcctcttccatggttaatcctgggttgtcttcgatgtacttctgtatgttccttaaatctttattgtgtatttcttcgtctcttgttgtagcgtatttattctgtgtttgcctttcgaattcggacttcaacaaaaacgaaggcagtgaggcacagagattgaagaaactaacacaatcttccttcgagatgtgtgctgtaaatttttctttcatcaaggtggtaacgctgccactgaatgacctttttcttttctgttggtcaactttgggagcattagcgaccaaatccaaggaccttttctatgactgcaaggatgtccttgatcttgttttgggatGACGACgcgaattctgttttcccggcaCTGATGAAGATGTCCTTGatctccagtttgttgagttctcgaagtatcgtaggcccgtctcgatattttggagctaagcgtttctcaatagtactgttgaaatcttttctgttcctgcggtaagggtgatccttaggtaggaacctatggtgtcccatataaactatctttgagtcatttggcagatttaccgcatctgtgtcgtccaagcactcgacacaaacagtatagccttttgtcttctctccggacaacgaacctcgacctggcaggtcggtaattgtagtgataagtactaccttgatcatgacatgttcctttttgtactcgtcccaaacatccggcacaccctttttaaacatctccactagttcatcgatcactagttccagaaacacatcgatgtcattcctagattgtcttggcccttggatcagtagtggcatctggatgtacaaccgcttcatacagacccaaggtggaagattgtatatacagagcatcactggccaggtgctatgattgcttctaacctgatcgaaaggattcatccaatctatgctcaaagcaaaccaaaggtgccttacctctccaccgatgtccttatagaacatagtattgatagtcctccagtcatgcccatcggcggggtgccttataattatatctttcttacgccctttgccatgccagcgcaataggttggctgactttgcacatgcaaacagcctattgaaaggtcctaatatggctagagggggggggtaaatagcctatttcaaaatctacaaaccgactagagcaatttaattagtataacaaatagcgaaaagcaaacttgctctagctctacaagggttgcaagccacctatccaataattctagttgctataattactagacacacaatttgctatgttactactcactaagagctctcatacttgctacactaaagagctccactagatgaacttaaaacaacaaagcaagctctcaaatctaattacactaaagagcttgctacaactagtttgtaagaatataaatgagtgagtagggtgattataccgccgcgtagaggagtgaaccaattacaagatgaatacttaatcaatcaccgagagaataccaacgggcaagagacaaccgattttctcccgaggttcacatccttgccaacacgctacgtccccgttgtgtcgaccaacacttaatGGTTCGGcgtctaagaggtgttgcacggacctcgtccacacaattggacaccgcaagaaccaacccacaagtgaggtaactcaatgacacgagcaatccactagagttacctttcagcgctccgccgggaaaggtacaaatccccttacaatcaccagagatggccacgaacaatcaccaactcgtgccaaccctcctccgctgcaccaagccatctaggtggtggcaaccaccaagagctacaagtgaatcccgcagcgaaacacgaataccaagtgcctctagatgcaatcactcaagcaatgcacttggattctctcccaatctcacaatgatgatggatcaatgatggagatgagtgggagggctttggctaagctcacaaggttgctatgtcaatgcaaatggccaagggagtgagcttgagccagccatggggcttaaatagaagcccccacgaaatagaggcGTTGGGCTCCTcattgcactgaacacgggccgactgaacactctggtcatattgaccggacgctggacctcagcgtccggtcgtgcgatgtgcgccacgtgtcatcgacttcaaacgtcGATCGCtcaatttcaacggtcaagtgatgaccaaacGCGTCAgttggaaagtgaccggacgctggatctaagcGTCCgattgtttccagtaaggttccaaacgcgacatttcacgaccagacgcgtccggccatgctcgaccagacacaccctgcgttcggtcactcaatgtttcctctgtgtgcctcacgtcagcatacgtcagcactgaccggactcagaccaTGAACGTTTGGTCAGTTtacactccagcgtccggtcataagaccGAGATAGTGTGCTTTctgctgtcactgaccggacgctagacctcagcgtccggtcactgcaccaccagcgtccggtcactctgtgaacccctgtcttttctgtatagggcgccagtggcaccgtcggactgtccgtactctatggacggacactccgccggtgaagtttctaacccttgctcaaatgtgctaaccaccaagtatatcaccttgtgcacatgtgttagcatattttcacaaacattttcaagggtgttagcactccactagatcctaaatgcatatgcaatgagttagagcatctagtggcactttgataaccatgtttcaatatgagtttcacacctcttaatagtacggctatcgaacctaaatgtgatcacactcgctaagtgtctcgatcactataataaaatggctcctataatttttacctttgccttgatccttttgtttttctctttcttcttttccaagtttaagcatttgatcatcaccatgccatcaccatcgtcatgatcttcgccattgcttcatcacttgaagtagtgctacctatctcataatcaattcgataaactaggttagcacttagggtttcatcaattaaccaaaaccaaactagagctttcacctatgcaccaggggagctatagggaaataccaaacgacctttacatgacctcctctggtcttggtaccctcatctaacaGCCCTTCCTTGTactgtggagcttcacacttggggcacttgtccaactctttgtatttttctccacagtataatatgcaatcattggaacacgcgtggattttttcaatctcgaggccgatggggcagatcatttgcttggtcaagtatgtcttttctagcaactcattttttctgggagcattttccttattagacCTAATaattgatcgaagcctttatcgctcaatccgtttgtcgatttgaactctaacagcatgatgtcggcttccagtttgctcattggacaatccctatacaatagtgttttgccatcttgtctcattttctctagctttctcagctgtcttttactaagacatccggtctctatattacgtagcagctgagaaatgacatcgttatcctcggtgtcatcagctagcgtgttcctaaacacattattaactgtgacCATTTGTTCCGTATTGACACCaggttcctcatcagcatcgtggatggctacgtcaggcatgtccacatcatcatcattttcctgcagaacattcacaccaacctcgccatgcatagtccatatcgt
Above is a genomic segment from Miscanthus floridulus cultivar M001 chromosome 3, ASM1932011v1, whole genome shotgun sequence containing:
- the LOC136545028 gene encoding uncharacterized protein, producing the protein MKLVWCPDTASKAYIDGVRAIANDASADGSPELAELVAAMAGGWNAQLIVDAPDTTPPSTSSSRRPPATSLSLAAAARRTGGSYARVDVSPEESDHSGSSSSATVAAMARLEAVDLLVLDARRRDAAAVLRAARPGPRGMVVVRHGIGCVRRRAPAPPWGMAAGTRVVRAAYLPIGAGGVEVLHVGVGKGPSLPTHQHSRRPSGGRGRWIRHVNHRTGEEHVFRRQ